A genomic segment from Sporichthya brevicatena encodes:
- a CDS encoding thiolase family protein: MSSDEIAVIGVGQSAYARNLGASTPDLVFETVNRALVDAGITMADVDVVVGGFAPDGLAGEASPDKSFLPAAGSVGRASFRVNTGGATGIGAAFSAMEWLEGGMGDVAVVVAAERMAQAVTVPAIFNSIFDPVYERDTGLSTLSMCAMRATRMMKLWGYTREQWASVSVRNYAHALRNPYAQIRKRITVDDALNSRMLVWPIAQYDACPISEGVCVVVLARGAAVGRSSRPVAWVRGRGSTSDTYEMGDRIGRPEGDLVELLSLQRSADRAYAQAGISSGHDAQVIEVHSPFSSAETMAYMPLKLCQAADGPELVASGFGAWGTATVLQPSGGPQTANPVGATALVRLAECAEQVRGTAGERQVPGARIAIATGQGGASQFSTCTVLSAN; the protein is encoded by the coding sequence ATGTCTTCTGACGAGATCGCCGTCATCGGGGTCGGTCAGTCCGCCTACGCCCGCAACCTGGGCGCATCGACCCCGGACCTGGTTTTCGAGACCGTCAACCGGGCTCTCGTCGACGCCGGAATCACCATGGCTGACGTCGACGTCGTCGTCGGCGGCTTCGCCCCCGACGGCTTGGCGGGTGAGGCGTCGCCCGACAAGAGCTTCCTGCCGGCCGCGGGTTCGGTGGGGCGGGCGAGCTTCCGCGTGAACACCGGCGGCGCCACCGGCATCGGAGCCGCGTTCTCCGCGATGGAGTGGCTCGAGGGCGGGATGGGCGACGTCGCCGTCGTCGTCGCGGCTGAACGCATGGCGCAGGCCGTGACGGTCCCGGCGATCTTCAACTCGATCTTCGACCCGGTCTACGAACGGGACACGGGACTGTCGACGCTCTCGATGTGCGCCATGCGCGCCACGCGGATGATGAAGCTCTGGGGATACACCCGCGAGCAGTGGGCCTCGGTGTCTGTCCGCAACTACGCGCACGCCCTACGGAATCCCTACGCGCAGATTCGTAAGCGAATCACGGTGGACGACGCGCTGAACTCCCGCATGCTCGTGTGGCCGATCGCGCAGTACGACGCGTGCCCGATCTCCGAGGGCGTCTGCGTCGTCGTTCTCGCACGGGGTGCTGCGGTCGGGCGGAGCTCGCGCCCCGTGGCGTGGGTACGTGGGCGAGGCAGCACCTCGGACACCTACGAGATGGGGGACCGCATCGGTCGGCCGGAGGGCGATCTTGTCGAGCTGTTGTCGTTGCAGCGTTCCGCCGACCGGGCCTACGCGCAGGCCGGGATCTCCTCCGGGCACGACGCACAGGTGATCGAGGTGCACTCGCCGTTCAGCAGTGCGGAGACCATGGCGTACATGCCGCTGAAGTTGTGCCAGGCGGCGGACGGGCCGGAGTTGGTCGCTTCCGGGTTCGGGGCATGGGGGACCGCAACGGTGCTCCAGCCCTCCGGTGGACCGCAGACCGCGAACCCGGTCGGCGCGACCGCGCTCGTCCGGCTGGCGGAGTGCGCGGAACAGGTTCGCGGTACGGCCGGCGAGCGGCAGGTGCCGGGTGCGCGGATCGCCATCGCCACCGGCCAGGGCGGCGCCAGCCAGTTCTCCACCTGCACCGTGCTGTCCGCGAACTGA
- a CDS encoding VOC family protein yields the protein MHVVSKFGYLTLGVQDMDEGVDFYQRIARLNLTKRDGSSAFLSGGEEHHWVRLEESSQAGAIRLAYEVVDEDTLTAIAKQLAERGMSYTEGGDYRTDAVGRWLRFVDPGGMEIELYVSMMARGVAAPAMGVNLEKFVHGGMMVANYDETLSFYREVLGFKISDQISNMVTFLRCGDRYHHSLVLIRSPQNKPKFDHFCVEVESIDDVMRFRSNAVRNQVPLRTDLLRHAPSGSIGVYVEDQARGLAVEFCTGHPQVDDETHCARVLPMSLETVDIWQSPLPEPAPTPALVPMVGAPPAVAGAQ from the coding sequence ATGCACGTCGTCAGCAAGTTCGGCTACCTCACCCTCGGGGTCCAGGACATGGACGAGGGCGTCGACTTCTACCAGCGGATCGCGCGACTCAACCTGACCAAACGCGATGGCAGCAGCGCGTTCCTCTCGGGTGGCGAGGAGCACCACTGGGTGCGCCTCGAGGAGAGCTCGCAAGCCGGCGCGATCCGGCTCGCCTACGAGGTCGTCGACGAGGACACCTTGACCGCCATTGCGAAGCAGCTCGCAGAGCGAGGAATGAGCTACACGGAGGGCGGCGACTACCGCACCGACGCGGTCGGGCGTTGGCTGCGTTTCGTCGATCCGGGCGGCATGGAGATCGAGCTCTACGTGTCGATGATGGCGCGCGGTGTTGCGGCTCCCGCGATGGGCGTGAACCTCGAGAAGTTCGTGCACGGCGGCATGATGGTCGCCAACTACGACGAAACGCTCTCGTTCTATCGCGAGGTTCTCGGGTTCAAGATCTCCGACCAGATCTCGAACATGGTGACGTTCCTCCGTTGCGGCGACCGGTACCACCACAGCCTGGTCCTGATCCGTTCGCCGCAGAACAAGCCGAAATTCGACCACTTCTGCGTCGAGGTGGAGTCGATCGACGACGTCATGCGTTTCCGCAGCAACGCCGTCCGCAATCAGGTGCCGCTGCGCACCGACCTGCTCCGGCATGCGCCTTCCGGTTCGATCGGCGTGTACGTCGAGGACCAGGCGCGTGGCCTCGCCGTCGAGTTCTGCACCGGTCACCCGCAGGTCGACGACGAGACGCACTGCGCACGAGTGCTCCCGATGTCGTTGGAGACGGTCGACATCTGGCAGTCGCCGCTGCCCGAACCGGCACCCACGCCGGCCCTGGTGCCGATGGTCGGTGCTCCGCCGGCAGTGGCGGGCGCGCAGTGA
- a CDS encoding NAD(P)/FAD-dependent oxidoreductase encodes MTAPIALKEASLSELADVDAGGIFDEWLKHFAAAVASGSAERIAAQFAPDGYWRDLLAFTWDFRTRSGREDIAAGFAETLERTAPQAVRLAAERMAPRASKYLGQPVVEGYVDFETAVGHGTAYVRLRLPEGSERALAWVALTTLQSLTGHEDRVGERRPTGTEFSWEFGGDNWLDLRNKEIEYSDRDPQVLIIGGGQAGLALGARLKQFGVDALLVEKNPRIGDNWRNRYHSLTLHNEVWANSLPYIPFPATWPTFLPKDKLAGWLEYYAEAMELNVWTGTELLRASFDEETERWSATVRRADGTERTLAVPHLVFATGGVSGRPKMPSMPGLENFAGEVVHSSGFSSGTSYAGKKAIVVGAGNSGHDVAQDLHANGAAEITMIQRGPTVVVSLLPSGILVYSLYRTGPAEDIDFITAANPYDLLVQSYRWLTKRTSQYDSELLEGLQKAGFKVGFGEDDTGFHMQYLRRGGGYYINVGCSELIIDGKIRVVQDENVGTFDRDGLVLADGEKLDADLVVMATGYDNMQEQIRWFCGDAVADRVGPVWGWDDQGFMRNIWRRTPQDGLWVMGGGLNECRLYSRFLAVQITAALEGILPERAS; translated from the coding sequence GTGACTGCGCCGATCGCCCTGAAGGAGGCCAGCCTTTCCGAACTGGCTGACGTCGATGCCGGCGGCATCTTCGACGAGTGGTTGAAGCATTTCGCCGCTGCAGTCGCGAGCGGATCCGCCGAGCGCATCGCCGCCCAGTTCGCTCCGGACGGCTACTGGCGCGACCTCTTGGCCTTCACGTGGGACTTCCGGACCCGGTCCGGTCGTGAGGACATCGCCGCCGGCTTTGCGGAGACGTTGGAGCGGACCGCACCGCAGGCCGTCCGTCTTGCGGCCGAGCGAATGGCGCCGCGCGCAAGCAAGTACCTCGGCCAGCCTGTGGTCGAGGGATACGTCGACTTCGAGACCGCGGTGGGCCACGGCACGGCCTACGTGCGGTTGCGTCTGCCGGAGGGATCCGAACGTGCGCTCGCCTGGGTGGCGCTCACGACGCTGCAGAGCCTGACCGGTCACGAGGACCGCGTCGGGGAGCGCCGCCCCACCGGCACCGAGTTCTCCTGGGAGTTCGGCGGCGACAACTGGCTCGATCTGCGCAACAAGGAGATCGAGTACAGCGACCGTGACCCGCAGGTGCTGATCATCGGCGGCGGGCAGGCCGGTCTCGCGCTCGGCGCCCGACTCAAGCAGTTCGGTGTCGACGCGCTGCTGGTCGAGAAGAACCCCCGGATCGGTGACAACTGGCGCAACCGCTACCACTCATTGACGTTGCACAACGAGGTCTGGGCGAACTCACTGCCGTACATCCCGTTCCCCGCGACCTGGCCCACGTTCCTGCCCAAGGACAAGCTCGCCGGCTGGCTGGAGTACTACGCCGAGGCGATGGAGCTCAACGTCTGGACCGGCACCGAGCTGCTGCGTGCCTCCTTCGACGAGGAGACCGAGCGGTGGAGTGCCACTGTCCGCCGCGCCGACGGGACCGAACGAACCCTGGCGGTGCCGCACCTTGTGTTCGCCACCGGCGGCGTCAGCGGACGGCCGAAGATGCCCTCGATGCCCGGCCTGGAGAATTTCGCCGGCGAGGTCGTCCACTCCAGTGGGTTCTCCAGCGGCACGTCCTACGCGGGCAAGAAGGCCATTGTGGTCGGGGCCGGGAACAGTGGCCATGACGTCGCGCAGGACCTGCACGCCAACGGCGCCGCGGAGATCACGATGATCCAGCGGGGACCGACGGTCGTCGTGAGCCTGCTGCCGAGCGGAATCCTCGTCTACTCGCTCTACCGCACCGGCCCCGCCGAGGACATCGACTTCATCACCGCGGCGAACCCGTACGACCTGCTGGTGCAGAGCTATCGGTGGCTGACCAAGCGGACGAGTCAGTACGACTCCGAACTGCTGGAGGGTCTGCAGAAGGCCGGGTTCAAGGTCGGCTTCGGCGAGGACGACACCGGTTTCCACATGCAGTACCTGCGCCGCGGCGGTGGCTACTACATCAACGTCGGCTGCTCCGAGCTGATCATCGACGGGAAGATCCGCGTCGTGCAGGACGAGAACGTCGGCACCTTCGACCGCGACGGGCTCGTGCTCGCCGACGGCGAGAAGCTCGACGCCGACCTGGTCGTGATGGCCACCGGCTACGACAACATGCAGGAACAGATCCGCTGGTTCTGCGGTGATGCCGTCGCGGACCGCGTCGGGCCCGTCTGGGGATGGGACGACCAGGGCTTCATGCGCAACATTTGGCGTCGGACGCCGCAGGACGGGTTGTGGGTCATGGGTGGCGGACTCAACGAGTGCCGGCTGTACTCGCGGTTCCTGGCCGTACAGATCACCGCGGCGCTGGAAGGCATCCTCCCGGAGCGTGCGTCATGA
- a CDS encoding phytoene desaturase family protein: protein MTDFDVLVVGSGIGGLAAAASLAHAGKSVLVVETHERVGGRGSTVEIDGFKVSTGAVALELGGPMEDLFRSVGAPYDVRRPNEPAQCVQFRGRLYNTTSRPARLLIDSGLRRVGRRLTRGWDGPPQGDDPTFEQWLSRFPVGRTVRRLGRNVAAGVFSVNSDEVSARAMLTYVTQKSLFRDYGFPPAGTIGPMQELAAVVERRGGEVWLSSSVQSLDVRDGLVRGASVRRGDEIVTVTCRAVVSNAGPTATIQLCGDSALPADYVSLVKEKVQPAPMFAVTFASRRPVAKPAGIVFFADTERVCALAHLTSACPEVAPPGWHLYVAYAVPVPAMSPFDEDAERAAVLAELDRELDGFGEARILAAPLLAGDWPAQRVVSGCEIDSATPIPNLWNVGDATRAYGDGGLQGCATNGREVSTRVLAYLGRR, encoded by the coding sequence ATGACGGACTTCGACGTCCTCGTCGTAGGTTCCGGCATCGGTGGTCTGGCCGCGGCCGCCTCGTTGGCCCACGCGGGCAAGTCGGTGCTGGTGGTCGAGACCCACGAGCGCGTCGGGGGACGCGGGTCAACGGTCGAGATCGACGGTTTCAAGGTCAGCACCGGAGCCGTCGCGTTGGAGCTCGGCGGACCGATGGAGGATCTGTTCCGCTCGGTCGGCGCCCCCTACGACGTCCGCCGGCCGAACGAGCCGGCTCAGTGCGTGCAGTTCCGCGGTCGCCTGTACAACACCACGTCGCGGCCGGCGCGGCTCCTGATCGACTCAGGGCTGCGCCGCGTGGGCCGACGGCTCACCCGCGGCTGGGACGGTCCTCCGCAGGGCGACGACCCGACGTTCGAGCAGTGGCTCTCGCGTTTCCCGGTGGGTAGGACTGTGCGCCGTCTCGGGCGCAACGTCGCCGCCGGGGTCTTCTCGGTCAACAGTGACGAGGTCTCCGCCCGGGCGATGCTCACTTACGTCACGCAGAAGAGTTTGTTCCGTGACTACGGGTTCCCGCCCGCGGGCACGATCGGCCCCATGCAGGAACTTGCGGCCGTGGTCGAGCGCCGGGGCGGCGAAGTCTGGCTGTCGTCGTCGGTGCAGAGTCTCGACGTCCGGGACGGGCTCGTCCGTGGGGCATCCGTGCGCCGCGGTGACGAGATCGTGACGGTGACCTGCCGGGCCGTCGTGAGCAACGCCGGGCCGACGGCGACGATCCAGCTCTGCGGAGACAGCGCCCTGCCGGCCGACTACGTGTCGCTGGTGAAGGAGAAGGTGCAGCCGGCGCCCATGTTCGCCGTCACCTTCGCCTCGCGACGGCCGGTCGCGAAGCCGGCCGGGATCGTGTTCTTCGCCGACACCGAGCGCGTCTGCGCGTTGGCGCACCTGACCTCCGCATGCCCCGAGGTGGCCCCGCCCGGTTGGCACCTGTACGTCGCCTACGCGGTCCCCGTCCCTGCGATGTCGCCCTTCGACGAGGACGCGGAGCGGGCTGCCGTTCTCGCGGAACTCGACCGCGAACTCGACGGCTTCGGCGAGGCCCGGATCTTGGCCGCCCCGCTGTTGGCGGGGGACTGGCCGGCGCAGCGCGTCGTCTCCGGGTGCGAGATCGACTCGGCCACCCCGATCCCGAACCTCTGGAACGTCGGCGACGCCACTCGCGCCTACGGCGACGGAGGGCTGCAGGGCTGCGCCACGAACGGCCGCGAGGTGTCGACCCGCGTCCTCGCCTACCTCGGACGCCGGTAG
- a CDS encoding SDR family NAD(P)-dependent oxidoreductase, whose translation MKFAPGRTAIVTGAGVGIGKAIARRLTDEGVRLVLADIDGDLVEKVAADLPITPLVFVGDLSVRENATRLIATCRDGYGRVDILVNNAGGGVIRPTLSHTEETLRATIDRNLWTTIYCSLEALPLMKAAGYGRIINMGADSVRNGLDWHAIYNAAKGGVHGLTTGWAREFASDGITVNAIAPSATRTEAYDAFETAAATDPAMRATLDAVLAVIPAGRAGTVEEIAALTAYLASDESGFTTGQVLSINGGSTML comes from the coding sequence ATGAAATTCGCCCCTGGACGGACCGCAATCGTCACCGGCGCCGGTGTCGGGATCGGCAAGGCCATCGCACGCCGCCTCACCGACGAGGGTGTGCGCCTGGTGCTGGCCGACATCGACGGGGACCTGGTCGAGAAGGTGGCGGCCGACCTTCCGATCACGCCCCTGGTCTTCGTGGGGGACCTCTCCGTGCGCGAGAACGCGACGCGACTGATCGCCACCTGCCGCGACGGCTACGGCCGGGTCGACATCCTCGTCAACAACGCCGGCGGCGGTGTCATCCGGCCGACGTTGTCGCACACCGAGGAGACGCTGCGCGCGACGATCGATCGCAATCTCTGGACGACGATCTACTGCTCTCTCGAGGCTCTGCCCCTGATGAAGGCCGCCGGATACGGCCGCATCATCAACATGGGCGCGGACTCGGTCCGCAACGGACTCGACTGGCACGCGATCTACAACGCGGCCAAGGGTGGTGTCCACGGGCTCACCACCGGTTGGGCCCGGGAGTTCGCCTCAGACGGGATCACGGTGAACGCCATCGCCCCGTCCGCTACGCGGACCGAGGCTTACGACGCCTTCGAGACGGCCGCCGCGACCGACCCGGCGATGCGGGCGACGCTGGACGCGGTTCTGGCCGTCATCCCCGCCGGCCGCGCCGGCACCGTGGAGGAGATCGCTGCTCTCACCGCGTACCTCGCCTCCGACGAATCCGGCTTCACCACCGGTCAGGTGCTGAGCATCAACGGCGGCAGCACGATGCTCTGA
- a CDS encoding helix-turn-helix domain-containing protein — protein sequence MAEQTRVRRRRPSAEVRTAILAAAEELFAERGFPGTSTKAIAERAEVSEALVFTNFGTKAALFEAAVMDRYEAFVEAFMAEVAKGELEQYTTAFDLVHSFVEAFAKFLTENRSIVLSYLDYYRLAADDSSGPAANFALALVDLEQLLTRRGPELGLRVTDTRLAVRAIISMVLGLVLHEDLMFSGVRRPARARMLREITDLVVSGLVER from the coding sequence ATGGCTGAGCAGACCCGAGTTCGACGCCGGCGCCCGAGCGCAGAGGTGCGGACTGCGATCCTCGCCGCAGCGGAGGAGTTGTTCGCCGAACGGGGATTCCCGGGCACCAGCACCAAAGCGATCGCCGAGCGCGCGGAGGTGTCCGAGGCGTTGGTGTTCACGAACTTCGGTACCAAGGCGGCATTGTTCGAGGCCGCGGTCATGGACCGCTACGAGGCGTTCGTCGAAGCTTTCATGGCGGAGGTCGCGAAGGGCGAACTCGAGCAGTACACGACCGCGTTCGACCTCGTGCACAGCTTCGTCGAGGCGTTCGCCAAGTTTCTGACCGAGAATCGCAGCATCGTGCTGTCCTACCTGGACTACTACCGACTCGCCGCGGACGATTCGTCGGGCCCGGCGGCGAACTTCGCGCTCGCGCTGGTCGATCTGGAGCAGTTGCTGACCCGACGTGGGCCGGAGCTGGGACTGCGCGTGACCGACACCCGGTTGGCTGTGCGCGCGATCATCTCGATGGTGCTCGGCCTGGTGCTGCACGAGGACTTGATGTTCTCGGGCGTCCGCCGCCCGGCCCGTGCGCGCATGCTTCGCGAGATTACTGATCTCGTCGTCAGCGGTCTGGTGGAACGCTGA
- a CDS encoding CoA transferase, with the protein MSGVLEGLQVIEGSAFVAAPLGGMTLAQLGADVIRFDDIGGGLDYQRWPLAPGGQSLFWAGMNKGKRSVSVNLRSEAGRELVTGLVAKAGNLITNFPARGWLSYERMREHRPDLVMVALTGNRDGTSEVDYTVNPATGFPLASGPRNLAEPANSLMPTWDVAMGGLTATGLLAADRHRSRTGEGQLIGLALSDVAFAMVGHLGRVAEAQLGGRDQDKDGNYLYGAFGHDFATADGRRVMVVALTSRQWNALREVTGQQKAFDQIAKATGLDLDTESGRYEGRDLIAAILRPWFGARTLAELRELFDGTGVSWGPYQTFTQLVADDPRCSEASPMWETVEHPGVGSYLMPGTPLEFSGLPRQPVRRAPLLGEHTEEVLSEVLGLTTAEIGRLEQEGTVAVSVPPDR; encoded by the coding sequence ATGAGCGGGGTTCTGGAAGGTCTTCAGGTGATCGAGGGCTCGGCGTTCGTCGCCGCGCCCCTCGGGGGAATGACGCTCGCGCAGCTCGGGGCGGACGTCATCCGCTTCGACGACATCGGCGGCGGGCTCGACTACCAGCGGTGGCCGCTGGCGCCGGGCGGGCAGAGCCTGTTCTGGGCCGGGATGAACAAGGGCAAGCGGTCGGTCAGCGTCAACCTGCGCAGCGAGGCCGGGCGCGAGCTCGTGACCGGGCTGGTCGCGAAGGCGGGCAACCTGATCACGAACTTCCCGGCCCGCGGGTGGCTGTCCTACGAGCGGATGCGGGAGCACCGGCCGGACCTGGTGATGGTCGCGCTCACCGGCAACCGGGACGGCACGAGCGAGGTCGACTACACGGTCAATCCGGCGACCGGGTTCCCGCTCGCCTCCGGTCCGCGCAACCTGGCCGAGCCCGCGAACTCACTGATGCCGACGTGGGACGTCGCGATGGGCGGGCTCACCGCCACCGGGCTGCTCGCCGCCGACCGGCACCGCTCCCGGACCGGCGAGGGCCAGCTGATCGGGCTCGCGCTCTCCGACGTCGCGTTCGCGATGGTGGGGCACCTCGGCCGCGTCGCCGAGGCCCAGCTCGGCGGACGGGACCAGGACAAGGACGGGAACTACCTCTACGGCGCGTTCGGGCACGACTTCGCGACGGCCGACGGCCGGCGCGTCATGGTCGTCGCACTGACGAGCCGTCAGTGGAACGCGTTGCGCGAGGTGACGGGCCAGCAGAAAGCCTTCGACCAGATCGCGAAGGCGACCGGTCTCGACCTCGACACCGAGTCGGGCCGGTACGAGGGCCGCGACCTGATCGCCGCCATCCTCCGTCCCTGGTTCGGCGCGCGCACCCTCGCCGAGCTCCGTGAGCTCTTCGACGGCACCGGCGTCTCCTGGGGCCCGTACCAGACCTTCACCCAGCTGGTCGCCGACGACCCCCGGTGCTCCGAGGCCAGCCCGATGTGGGAGACCGTCGAGCACCCCGGCGTCGGGTCCTACCTGATGCCCGGAACTCCTCTGGAGTTCTCCGGCCTCCCCCGCCAGCCCGTCCGCCGCGCCCCGCTCCTCGGCGAACACACCGAGGAGGTTCTCTCCGAGGTCCTCGGCCTCACCACCGCCGAGATCGGCCGGCTCGAGCAGGAGGGCACGGTGGCGGTCAGCGTTCCACCAGACCGCTGA
- a CDS encoding acyl dehydratase, with amino-acid sequence MMSSEAEVGPPFFDDLSVGDVFSAPGLTLTPGHAALHQAITGDRLRLALDSPLFEAVTGTPGLLAHPALVCDVAIGQSTAPSGRVLGNLFYRGLAARPVPVGTTLRTRTEVVALKTASRGRGIAALRCTTTDSDGTPVLDFWRCPLLPARTAEPPQHDADLDAVGRPVDVAALVPSSWNLAPLRTEPLGPLFADLTPGTHRIVAGETVTSAPELARLTLNMAMTHTDATAGAHGRRLVYGGHVIAIALGHVTRLLPDLATVLAWHSCDHTGPTFEGDLLRTEVTLEELEPLADGGLVHFRARSAALSPGEETPRAVLDWRAVGLMP; translated from the coding sequence TTGATGAGTTCCGAGGCCGAGGTCGGCCCGCCGTTCTTCGACGACCTGTCCGTCGGCGACGTCTTCTCCGCGCCCGGGCTGACCCTCACCCCGGGGCACGCCGCCCTGCACCAGGCCATCACGGGTGATCGCCTCCGACTGGCGCTCGACTCGCCGCTGTTCGAGGCCGTCACCGGGACGCCGGGGCTGCTGGCCCACCCGGCGCTGGTGTGCGACGTCGCGATCGGGCAGTCGACGGCACCGAGCGGCCGCGTCCTCGGCAACCTCTTCTACCGCGGCCTGGCCGCACGGCCGGTCCCCGTCGGCACGACGCTGCGGACGCGGACCGAGGTCGTCGCCCTCAAGACCGCCTCACGCGGGCGCGGCATCGCGGCGTTGCGATGCACGACGACCGACTCCGACGGTACCCCGGTGCTCGACTTCTGGCGCTGCCCGCTGCTCCCGGCACGCACGGCCGAACCGCCGCAGCACGACGCCGACCTCGACGCGGTCGGCCGTCCGGTGGACGTCGCCGCGCTGGTGCCGTCGTCGTGGAACCTGGCCCCGCTCCGGACGGAGCCCCTCGGGCCGCTCTTCGCCGACCTCACGCCCGGGACCCATCGCATCGTCGCCGGCGAGACGGTGACGAGCGCACCGGAGCTCGCGCGGCTGACGCTGAACATGGCGATGACGCACACCGACGCGACCGCCGGGGCGCACGGACGGCGGCTGGTCTACGGCGGGCACGTCATCGCGATCGCGCTCGGGCACGTGACGCGGCTGCTGCCGGACCTCGCGACGGTGCTGGCCTGGCACTCCTGCGACCACACGGGGCCGACGTTCGAGGGCGACCTGCTGCGGACCGAGGTCACGCTCGAGGAGCTGGAGCCCCTGGCCGACGGCGGGCTCGTCCACTTCCGGGCGCGGAGCGCGGCGCTCTCCCCCGGGGAGGAGACCCCGCGTGCGGTGTTGGACTGGCGAGCGGTGGGGTTGATGCCATGA
- a CDS encoding nuclear transport factor 2 family protein: protein MTSVDTLEQNIAIVREYFSALNDRDLDRAVRCWVPSGGVEAVPGNRGLPVPVGLRGFFGSLFDAMGEWKLEVLETTAQDDRVCVHWRAQAAFTGPGRFDGFLPTGAGGEVQGLDQLTVRDGLIVRNDAYFDAMELGRAIGLMPPAGSPPDKGMKGMVNLQTRVKGLLAKRKK, encoded by the coding sequence ATGACTTCCGTGGACACTCTGGAGCAGAACATCGCGATCGTTCGGGAGTACTTCTCGGCACTCAATGATCGCGACCTCGATCGGGCCGTTCGCTGCTGGGTGCCGTCCGGCGGCGTCGAGGCCGTCCCCGGCAACCGGGGCCTGCCCGTGCCGGTCGGCCTGCGCGGCTTCTTCGGCTCGCTCTTCGACGCGATGGGCGAGTGGAAGCTTGAGGTCCTCGAGACCACAGCCCAGGACGACCGGGTCTGTGTGCACTGGCGTGCCCAGGCGGCCTTCACCGGGCCGGGCCGCTTCGACGGCTTCCTCCCGACCGGCGCCGGCGGTGAGGTCCAGGGCCTCGACCAGCTCACCGTGCGGGACGGCCTCATCGTCCGCAACGACGCCTACTTCGACGCGATGGAACTCGGCCGCGCGATCGGCCTCATGCCCCCGGCCGGCAGCCCGCCGGACAAGGGCATGAAGGGCATGGTCAACCTGCAGACGCGGGTCAAGGGCCTCCTGGCGAAGCGGAAGAAGTAG
- a CDS encoding VOC family protein, with translation MAFFQITIDCLDPPALVRFWSVALGYTPVPPAEPDTPWNRHYRGRLGAGESFDNRLFDPEGLRPPIWFQQVPEPKAGKNRVHLDVYPTARDDSLTQGERVARVDARVDELVALGAAVQWRDRDDDPADPYYYVVLQDPEGNEFCVS, from the coding sequence ATGGCGTTCTTCCAGATCACGATCGACTGCCTCGACCCGCCGGCGCTGGTCCGGTTCTGGTCCGTGGCCCTCGGCTACACGCCGGTCCCGCCGGCGGAGCCGGACACCCCGTGGAACCGGCACTACCGCGGGCGGCTCGGTGCCGGCGAGTCGTTCGACAACCGGCTCTTCGATCCGGAGGGGCTACGACCCCCGATCTGGTTCCAGCAGGTGCCCGAGCCCAAGGCCGGGAAGAACCGGGTGCACCTCGACGTGTACCCGACCGCTCGCGACGACTCGTTGACGCAGGGCGAGCGGGTCGCCAGGGTGGACGCGCGGGTCGACGAGCTCGTCGCCCTCGGCGCCGCCGTGCAGTGGCGGGACCGGGACGACGACCCCGCCGACCCGTACTACTACGTCGTCCTGCAGGACCCCGAGGGCAACGAGTTCTGCGTCAGCTGA